From Diaminobutyricibacter sp. McL0608, one genomic window encodes:
- a CDS encoding ABC transporter ATP-binding protein produces the protein MGTFRTLMRIFPFAKTALPRIMLGMVAALLASLVALSIPQVLRWLVDGPLATGDASQVWPAALLVVGLGAAEAVFISLRRWFVLTPGTHVEAKMRNGLYAQLQDLPVGFHDRWPSGQLLSRAVSDLNLIRRWISFGLVLIVVNVITIVVGFGILIVWNWLLGLIFLVCSIPVWIYGFIFEGKYSTIARRSQDQAGDLATAVEESVHGIRVLKAFGRGKHALKNFETQAEQLRGTEIEKAKAIAGIWLWLLLVPDVAFGLCLVVGVWLAAQGQLTVGELVAFFATATVLRFPVESIGFLLSMTFDTRTAADRFFDVMDTVNSITDPENPKTIAEPRGELVFDNVHFRYQDSPERFPDLLDGIDLTVEPGETMALVGLTGSGKSTLTALTTRLYDVTGGSIRIDGVDVRDLTRYDLRRYLAMAFEDATLFSASVRENVLLGRDDLDVNSAEADAQLTEALEIAQAGFVYDLPDGTETKVGEEGLSLSGGQRQRLALARAVAAKPSVLVLDDPLSALDVDTEALVEAALRRVLAATTALVVAHRPSTVMLADRVALLEGGRITAVGTHHDLLMTSEHYRFVISSLEDEETEDILQEANL, from the coding sequence ATGGGCACGTTCCGCACACTGATGCGCATCTTCCCGTTCGCGAAGACGGCCCTGCCGCGCATCATGCTCGGCATGGTCGCCGCGCTTCTCGCGAGCCTCGTCGCACTGAGCATCCCCCAGGTGCTCCGCTGGCTGGTCGACGGCCCGCTCGCCACCGGCGACGCCTCGCAGGTCTGGCCGGCCGCGCTGCTCGTCGTCGGCCTCGGGGCCGCCGAAGCGGTCTTCATCTCGCTCCGTCGCTGGTTCGTGCTCACGCCAGGAACCCACGTCGAAGCCAAGATGCGCAACGGCCTCTACGCGCAGCTCCAGGACCTGCCCGTCGGCTTCCACGACCGCTGGCCGAGCGGCCAGTTGCTCTCGCGCGCCGTGAGCGATCTGAACCTGATCCGCCGCTGGATCTCGTTCGGCCTGGTGCTGATCGTCGTGAACGTGATCACGATCGTCGTCGGCTTCGGCATCCTGATCGTCTGGAACTGGCTGCTGGGGCTGATCTTCCTGGTCTGCTCCATCCCGGTGTGGATCTACGGGTTCATCTTCGAGGGTAAATATTCGACGATCGCACGTCGCAGCCAGGACCAGGCCGGCGATCTCGCGACCGCGGTCGAGGAGTCGGTCCACGGCATCCGCGTCCTGAAGGCGTTCGGCCGCGGCAAGCACGCCCTCAAGAACTTCGAGACGCAGGCCGAGCAGCTTCGCGGAACCGAGATCGAGAAGGCGAAAGCGATCGCGGGCATCTGGCTGTGGCTGCTGCTCGTGCCCGACGTCGCGTTCGGCCTGTGCCTGGTGGTCGGCGTCTGGCTCGCGGCACAAGGCCAGCTGACCGTCGGTGAGCTCGTCGCGTTCTTCGCGACCGCGACCGTGCTGCGGTTCCCGGTGGAGTCCATCGGCTTCCTGCTGTCGATGACCTTCGACACCCGGACCGCTGCGGACCGGTTCTTCGATGTGATGGACACCGTCAACTCGATCACCGATCCCGAGAACCCGAAGACGATCGCGGAACCTCGCGGTGAGCTCGTCTTCGACAACGTCCACTTCCGCTACCAGGACTCGCCCGAGCGCTTCCCGGACCTGCTCGATGGGATCGATCTCACAGTCGAGCCCGGGGAGACCATGGCGCTCGTCGGACTGACCGGTTCCGGCAAGTCGACCCTGACCGCGCTCACCACGCGCCTCTACGACGTGACCGGTGGGAGCATCCGGATCGATGGTGTGGATGTGCGTGACCTCACCCGGTACGACCTCCGCAGGTACCTCGCCATGGCGTTCGAGGACGCAACGCTCTTCTCGGCATCCGTGCGTGAGAACGTCCTGCTGGGGCGCGACGACCTCGACGTGAACTCGGCTGAGGCGGATGCGCAGCTGACCGAGGCGCTCGAGATCGCGCAGGCCGGGTTCGTCTACGACCTTCCGGACGGCACCGAGACGAAAGTCGGTGAAGAGGGGCTGAGCCTGTCCGGTGGGCAGCGGCAGCGGCTGGCGCTCGCGCGCGCGGTCGCGGCCAAGCCGTCCGTGCTCGTGCTCGACGACCCGCTCTCCGCGCTGGACGTCGACACGGAGGCACTCGTCGAGGCTGCTTTGCGGCGGGTCCTGGCGGCCACCACTGCGCTCGTCGTGGCCCACCGTCCGTCGACCGTCATGCTCGCCGACCGGGTCGCGCTCCTCGAGGGCGGACGCATCACCGCCGTCGGCACCCACCACGATCTGCTCATGACCAGCGAGCACTACCGTTTCGTCATCTCGAGCCTCGAGGACGAAGAAACCGAAGACATCCTTCAGGAGGCGAACCTGTGA
- the ddaH gene encoding dimethylargininase: protein MTNSLGRRLVASALSAFVIAFIVHVSMVLAFTVSNLASTTGPSWSTIVQVSDYFSLASVFAFILLLVAGVIGAFARWWTALIAGFLVAVIAPFLNTLILALNAGNAISGALLGFVIASLVGVNLLFAVLVTSLTPTFGRWLFKRFVDYSGRARSGSRIALVRIPASNLVDGLTTHIEREPVDAERADQQWDGYVAALAAAGWETVEVSPADALADSVFVEDTAVVFGDTAVITRPGADSRRDETTGTEAVLQAQGLAIERIQEPGTLDGGDVLKVGSTVFVGRGGRTNADGIRQLRALVTPLGYTVVAVPVTKALHLKTAVTALPDGTVIGYEPLVDDPSVFGRFLAVPEAHGTAVVVLSDDTVLMSASAPQSAALIADLGYSVITVDISEFEKLEGCVTCLSIRIRG from the coding sequence ATGACCAACTCGCTGGGCCGCAGGCTCGTTGCTTCCGCTCTGTCCGCCTTCGTCATCGCGTTCATCGTGCACGTCTCGATGGTCCTGGCGTTCACGGTCAGCAACCTCGCGAGCACGACTGGTCCGTCCTGGTCGACGATCGTCCAGGTCAGCGATTACTTCTCGCTGGCGAGCGTCTTCGCGTTCATCCTGCTCCTGGTCGCCGGTGTGATCGGTGCGTTCGCCCGTTGGTGGACTGCACTGATCGCCGGCTTCCTGGTCGCGGTCATCGCGCCGTTCCTGAACACGCTGATCCTGGCACTGAACGCAGGCAACGCGATCTCCGGCGCTCTCCTCGGCTTCGTGATCGCATCCCTCGTCGGGGTCAACCTGCTGTTCGCCGTCCTGGTCACGTCGCTCACGCCGACCTTCGGCCGGTGGCTCTTCAAGCGGTTCGTGGACTACTCGGGTCGCGCTCGTTCCGGCTCCCGGATCGCGCTCGTCCGCATCCCGGCATCGAACCTGGTCGACGGACTCACCACGCACATCGAACGCGAGCCGGTCGACGCGGAGCGTGCCGACCAGCAGTGGGACGGCTACGTCGCTGCGCTTGCCGCGGCCGGCTGGGAGACCGTCGAGGTCTCACCCGCGGACGCACTCGCCGACTCCGTCTTCGTCGAGGACACGGCGGTCGTCTTCGGCGACACGGCCGTGATCACCCGCCCGGGCGCCGATTCGCGTCGTGACGAGACCACCGGCACCGAGGCTGTGCTCCAGGCGCAGGGTCTTGCGATCGAGCGCATCCAGGAGCCCGGAACCCTGGATGGCGGCGACGTCCTGAAGGTCGGCTCGACCGTATTCGTCGGCCGCGGTGGCCGCACGAACGCCGACGGTATCCGTCAGCTGCGGGCGCTCGTCACGCCGCTCGGATACACCGTGGTCGCCGTGCCGGTGACGAAGGCGCTGCACCTCAAGACTGCCGTCACCGCGTTGCCGGACGGCACGGTCATCGGCTACGAACCACTCGTCGACGACCCGTCTGTCTTCGGCCGGTTCCTCGCTGTGCCCGAGGCGCACGGGACTGCCGTCGTGGTGCTGTCCGACGACACTGTTCTCATGTCGGCTTCGGCGCCGCAGTCGGCAGCCCTCATCGCAGACCTCGGCTACTCCGTCATCACGGTCGACATCAGCGAATTCGAGAAGCTCGAAGGCTGCGTGACCTGCCTCTCCATCCGCATCCGCGGCTGA
- a CDS encoding Glu/Leu/Phe/Val dehydrogenase family protein encodes MSAMPIDLTATTGADLPHERVLVVRGERSGLTISIAVHSTVLGQALGGCRVWTYDNWVEAFNDSLRLAEGMTMKNAAAGLNRGGGKTVIYVPRGTVLTAEERRAAMLDLGDAIESLGGTYMTAEDVGTSAEDMAVVATRTSHVCGLPSSEGGVGEPSDATAAGVYAGLLATLEEVFGSREVAGRRITVLGLGHVGSILAMRLAAEGAVLTVTDVNPVKRALADTLGATWVEPESAHRVEGDLFVPAGVGGVLTDQVIDELRVKAVVGPANNQLAARSGAERLRARGIIWAPDFVVNAGGVIFLSMMNEDQPSAEATRERVDGIGDIVSHIFAVARERGITTLEAADDIALARLREPANA; translated from the coding sequence ATGTCCGCCATGCCCATCGACCTGACCGCCACGACCGGCGCAGACCTTCCCCACGAGCGAGTGCTCGTCGTCAGAGGGGAAAGGAGCGGTCTGACCATCAGCATTGCGGTGCATTCGACTGTTCTCGGGCAGGCGCTCGGCGGATGCCGCGTCTGGACGTACGACAACTGGGTCGAGGCGTTCAACGATTCGCTGCGCCTCGCCGAGGGAATGACGATGAAGAACGCTGCCGCCGGGCTCAACCGTGGCGGCGGCAAGACGGTGATCTATGTTCCTCGCGGAACTGTGCTGACGGCTGAGGAGCGCCGCGCGGCGATGCTCGACCTGGGAGACGCGATCGAGAGCCTGGGCGGCACCTACATGACGGCAGAGGATGTCGGCACGTCCGCCGAGGACATGGCCGTGGTCGCGACGCGCACCAGCCACGTCTGCGGACTTCCGTCTTCGGAAGGCGGCGTCGGGGAGCCGAGCGATGCGACCGCTGCCGGCGTCTACGCCGGGCTGCTCGCCACGCTCGAGGAGGTATTCGGCAGCCGTGAGGTGGCCGGCCGGCGCATCACCGTGCTGGGTCTCGGTCACGTCGGCTCGATCCTCGCGATGCGTCTCGCAGCAGAAGGAGCCGTGCTGACCGTCACCGACGTCAACCCGGTGAAGCGTGCGCTGGCGGATACGCTGGGTGCGACCTGGGTGGAGCCGGAGTCGGCGCACCGCGTCGAAGGCGACCTCTTCGTGCCGGCCGGTGTCGGCGGAGTCCTCACCGACCAGGTGATCGATGAACTTCGCGTGAAGGCCGTCGTAGGCCCCGCCAACAACCAGCTCGCTGCTCGCAGTGGGGCAGAGCGCCTCCGCGCGCGCGGAATCATCTGGGCACCCGACTTCGTGGTCAACGCCGGCGGCGTGATCTTCCTCTCGATGATGAACGAGGACCAGCCGTCGGCCGAGGCCACGCGCGAGCGGGTGGACGGTATCGGCGACATCGTCTCGCACATCTTCGCGGTCGCCCGCGAGCGCGGTATCACGACCCTCGAGGCCGCTGACGACATCGCGCTCGCTCGCCTGCGCGAACCAGCCAACGCATAG
- the purH gene encoding bifunctional phosphoribosylaminoimidazolecarboxamide formyltransferase/IMP cyclohydrolase: MSGPRHDPSLYRERDLVPVRRALVSVSDKTGLIELAASLVEAGVEIVATGTTAIRIREAGHPVTDVASVTGFPEHLDGRVRTLHPGIHSGLLADLRLASHEAELAELGIKPFELVVSNLYPFVETVASGAVGDDVVEQIDIGGPAMVRASAKNHANVAIVVSPADYPRILQAITTGGTTFELRRELAVKAFAHTAAYDAAVAAWFAGETPSTDDWHERFEVEAELKATLRYGENSHQSAALYVDPAGRGIAQATQLGGKEMSYNNYVDADAALRSAYDFAEPAVAIIKHANPCGIAVGADVADAHAKAHACDPVSAYGGVIAANRTVSLAMARAVKDIFTEVLIAPDFEPEALELLQTKKNLRLLQLPAGYARPLTEFRQISGGVLVQDSDRFDEFSSDAWQLVAGAEADAATRADLEFAWKACRAVKSNAILLAHDGASVGVGMGQVNRVDSCNLAVARAGDRATGSVAASDAFFPFADGPTILIEAGVAAIVQPGGSIRDEEVIAAAKEAGVTMYFTGERHFFH; this comes from the coding sequence ATGAGCGGACCCCGTCACGACCCGAGCCTCTACCGAGAACGCGACCTCGTGCCGGTGCGCCGTGCTCTCGTGTCGGTCAGTGACAAGACCGGGCTCATCGAGCTCGCCGCGTCCCTCGTCGAGGCCGGCGTCGAGATCGTCGCAACCGGCACGACCGCGATCCGGATTCGCGAGGCCGGTCATCCGGTGACCGATGTCGCGAGCGTGACCGGTTTCCCCGAACACCTCGACGGTCGTGTGCGCACGCTGCATCCCGGCATCCACTCGGGGCTCCTCGCCGACCTGCGGCTCGCTTCGCACGAAGCAGAGCTCGCCGAACTGGGCATCAAGCCTTTCGAGCTCGTCGTCTCCAACCTCTACCCGTTCGTCGAGACGGTCGCCTCGGGAGCCGTCGGCGACGACGTCGTCGAGCAGATCGACATCGGGGGACCTGCGATGGTGCGGGCGTCTGCGAAGAACCACGCGAACGTCGCGATCGTCGTCTCGCCGGCCGACTATCCGCGCATTCTCCAGGCGATCACGACCGGAGGCACCACCTTCGAACTGCGTCGCGAGCTCGCGGTCAAGGCGTTCGCCCACACGGCCGCCTACGACGCGGCTGTGGCGGCCTGGTTCGCCGGTGAGACCCCGTCGACCGACGACTGGCACGAGCGCTTCGAGGTCGAGGCCGAACTGAAGGCGACGCTGCGTTACGGAGAGAACTCTCACCAGTCGGCAGCCCTCTACGTCGACCCTGCGGGTCGCGGTATCGCGCAGGCCACGCAGCTCGGCGGCAAGGAGATGTCGTACAACAACTACGTCGATGCCGACGCCGCCCTGCGCAGCGCATACGACTTCGCGGAGCCGGCTGTCGCGATCATCAAGCACGCCAACCCGTGCGGCATCGCAGTCGGTGCGGATGTGGCGGATGCGCACGCCAAGGCCCACGCCTGCGATCCGGTATCGGCCTACGGCGGTGTCATCGCCGCGAACCGTACCGTGAGCCTCGCGATGGCGCGAGCCGTCAAGGACATCTTCACCGAGGTGCTGATCGCGCCCGACTTCGAGCCCGAAGCGCTCGAGCTGCTGCAGACCAAGAAGAACCTTCGCCTGCTTCAGCTGCCCGCAGGCTACGCGCGGCCGCTCACCGAGTTCCGTCAGATCTCGGGAGGCGTGCTGGTGCAGGACTCGGATCGGTTCGACGAGTTCTCGTCCGACGCCTGGCAGCTCGTCGCCGGGGCGGAAGCCGATGCCGCGACCCGCGCCGACCTCGAGTTCGCGTGGAAAGCGTGCCGCGCCGTCAAGTCGAACGCGATCCTCCTCGCCCACGACGGTGCTTCGGTCGGAGTCGGCATGGGACAGGTGAACCGCGTCGACTCGTGCAACCTGGCCGTGGCTCGCGCCGGCGACCGGGCCACAGGGTCGGTCGCAGCCTCCGATGCGTTCTTCCCGTTCGCCGACGGCCCGACCATCCTCATCGAGGCGGGTGTCGCGGCGATCGTGCAGCCGGGCGGGTCGATCCGTGACGAGGAGGTCATCGCTGCGGCGAAGGAGGCCGGAGTGACGATGTACTTCACCGGGGAGCGCCACTTCTTCCACTGA
- the purN gene encoding phosphoribosylglycinamide formyltransferase, translated as MLSLVVLISGGGSNLRALLEASEDAEFPARVVAIGADRDAEGLAFAEEFGIPSFTVPFSSFGGREEWGDALLEQILQWGPDLVILSGFMRLLPPRVVAALSPRLINTHPAFLPEFPGAHGVRDALAAGATETGASLIVVDNGVDAGPIISQERVAVLPGDTETSLHERIKPVERRLLVQAVLDIANGYIDLKELARA; from the coding sequence GTGCTTTCGCTCGTGGTCCTGATCTCCGGCGGCGGGTCGAACCTGCGCGCACTGCTCGAAGCGTCTGAAGACGCCGAATTCCCGGCTCGCGTCGTCGCCATCGGAGCCGATCGCGACGCCGAGGGCCTCGCATTCGCCGAGGAGTTCGGCATCCCGTCGTTCACCGTTCCGTTCTCGTCGTTCGGCGGTCGCGAGGAGTGGGGGGATGCGCTTCTCGAGCAGATCCTGCAGTGGGGTCCCGACCTGGTGATCCTCTCCGGGTTCATGCGGCTTCTGCCACCCCGTGTGGTCGCTGCCCTCTCACCGCGGCTGATCAACACGCATCCAGCGTTCCTCCCAGAGTTTCCGGGCGCGCACGGCGTGCGCGACGCCCTCGCAGCCGGGGCGACGGAGACGGGTGCGAGCCTCATCGTCGTCGACAACGGCGTCGATGCGGGTCCGATCATCAGTCAGGAGCGCGTGGCGGTACTTCCCGGTGATACCGAGACGAGCCTGCACGAACGCATCAAACCCGTCGAGCGCCGCCTGCTGGTCCAGGCCGTACTCGACATCGCCAACGGATACATCGACCTCAAGGAGCTTGCACGAGCATGA
- a CDS encoding cell division protein PerM, producing MNRTTVALLAALEAVIVAAVGLGIALVPLTILWAAQYHLAVDWFIFWRAAGDIWLVGHGVNLTIALDPVTAATLGLPAAAVPFQITIAALGFALFTAAFGVRTGLRASETAYRVTGVVTALAVFAALSAIVTLTSASALVHPSLWQGIALPPFVYAIGIAIGIGAGLARRERMRRATLSETSPVPRAGRLASSLRMRMDALPPAFRSGAAAAARGGTAAAALVIAGAALVLTVLVIVDFGSVVGLYERLQSGALGGAALTVAQAAFIPNFVIWTAAWLIGPGFAIGTGSSVGPVATQLGPIPTVPLFGVLPTGGLAFGFLGLLVPLLAGFLAAILLRSHVNRSAAVHGTGWVFLTAVGVGIVAGIELGLLAWWSSGSLGPGRLHDVGPNPWMVGLIAAAEIAVAAGIGMLAVGRIRR from the coding sequence ATGAATCGCACAACCGTCGCCCTGCTCGCAGCCCTCGAGGCGGTCATCGTCGCAGCGGTCGGCCTCGGCATTGCCCTGGTTCCACTGACGATCCTCTGGGCCGCGCAGTATCACCTCGCTGTCGACTGGTTCATCTTCTGGCGTGCAGCGGGTGACATCTGGCTGGTCGGGCACGGTGTCAACCTCACGATCGCCCTCGACCCGGTGACGGCGGCCACGCTGGGACTGCCCGCTGCAGCGGTGCCGTTCCAGATCACCATCGCCGCCCTCGGCTTCGCCCTGTTCACTGCCGCGTTCGGCGTACGCACAGGGCTCCGCGCATCCGAGACCGCCTACCGTGTGACCGGTGTCGTCACTGCGCTGGCGGTGTTCGCGGCGCTTTCCGCGATCGTGACGCTCACCTCGGCGAGCGCTCTGGTCCACCCGTCACTGTGGCAGGGCATCGCGCTTCCGCCGTTCGTCTATGCGATCGGTATCGCGATCGGCATCGGCGCAGGGCTGGCGCGGCGCGAGCGGATGCGTCGGGCTACGCTGTCCGAGACCTCGCCGGTCCCGCGGGCGGGTCGCCTCGCTTCATCACTGCGGATGCGGATGGATGCGCTTCCTCCGGCGTTCCGCTCCGGAGCCGCGGCCGCAGCACGTGGCGGTACCGCGGCCGCAGCTCTCGTCATCGCGGGCGCGGCACTCGTGCTCACCGTCCTCGTCATCGTCGACTTCGGCTCGGTCGTCGGCCTGTACGAACGTCTGCAGAGCGGCGCGCTCGGGGGCGCAGCGCTGACGGTCGCCCAGGCGGCGTTCATCCCCAATTTCGTCATCTGGACGGCGGCCTGGCTGATCGGTCCCGGTTTCGCGATCGGAACCGGATCGTCGGTCGGGCCCGTGGCGACGCAGCTGGGTCCCATCCCGACCGTCCCGCTTTTCGGCGTACTGCCGACGGGCGGCCTCGCGTTCGGATTCCTCGGCCTGCTGGTTCCGCTGCTGGCCGGGTTCCTCGCGGCGATACTGCTCCGGTCGCATGTGAACCGCTCCGCAGCCGTCCACGGCACGGGCTGGGTCTTCCTGACCGCGGTCGGCGTCGGTATCGTCGCGGGCATCGAACTCGGCCTGCTCGCATGGTGGTCCTCGGGTTCGCTGGGTCCCGGTCGCCTCCACGACGTCGGCCCGAATCCGTGGATGGTCGGGCTGATCGCAGCGGCGGAGATCGCGGTCGCCGCGGGTATCGGAATGCTGGCTGTAGGCCGGATACGGCGTTGA
- the sucD gene encoding succinate--CoA ligase subunit alpha, whose amino-acid sequence MSIFLNKDSKVIVQGITGGEGTKHTALMLKSGTQVVGGVNARKAGTTVTHGAVELPVFGTVVEAIEKTGADVSIVFVPPAFAKDAVVEAIDAEIPLVVVITEGIPVQDSAEFWAYAKVKGNKTRIIGPNCPGIITPGESLVGITPANITGKGPIGLVSKSGTLTYQMMYELRDLGFSTAIGIGGDPIIGTTHIDALAAFEADPETKAIVMIGEIGGDAEERAADFIKANVTKPVVGYVAGFTAPEGKTMGHAGAIVSGSAGTAQAKKEALEAAGVKVGKTPSETAALLREVYASL is encoded by the coding sequence ATGTCTATCTTCCTCAACAAGGATTCCAAGGTCATCGTCCAGGGCATCACCGGCGGTGAGGGCACCAAGCACACCGCCCTCATGCTGAAGTCGGGCACCCAGGTCGTCGGCGGCGTCAACGCCCGCAAGGCCGGCACCACCGTCACCCATGGTGCTGTCGAGCTCCCCGTGTTCGGCACGGTCGTCGAGGCCATCGAGAAGACCGGCGCCGACGTGTCGATCGTCTTCGTCCCGCCGGCGTTCGCCAAAGACGCCGTCGTAGAAGCGATCGACGCCGAGATCCCGCTCGTCGTCGTCATCACCGAGGGCATCCCGGTGCAGGACTCGGCCGAGTTCTGGGCCTACGCCAAGGTCAAGGGCAACAAGACCCGCATCATCGGTCCGAACTGCCCCGGCATCATCACCCCCGGTGAGTCGCTGGTCGGCATCACCCCCGCGAACATCACGGGCAAGGGTCCGATCGGCCTCGTCTCGAAGTCCGGCACCCTGACTTACCAGATGATGTACGAGCTGCGCGACCTCGGTTTCTCGACCGCGATCGGCATCGGCGGCGACCCCATCATCGGCACCACCCACATCGACGCCCTCGCCGCGTTCGAGGCCGACCCTGAGACCAAGGCGATCGTCATGATCGGCGAGATCGGCGGCGACGCCGAAGAGCGAGCGGCCGACTTCATCAAGGCCAACGTGACCAAGCCGGTCGTCGGCTACGTCGCCGGCTTCACCGCTCCCGAGGGCAAGACGATGGGCCACGCCGGCGCCATCGTCTCCGGTTCGGCCGGAACCGCCCAGGCGAAGAAGGAGGCCCTCGAGGCCGCCGGAGTCAAGGTCGGCAAGACGCCGAGCGAGACCGCCGCACTTCTCCGCGAGGTGTACGCGTCGCTCTGA